The DNA region CTGGACCTGGTGCGCCGGCACTTCGGCCTGGCCGACGACGCCGAAGTGACCACCGAAGCCAATCCGGAGTCGACGTCGCCGGAGTTCTTCGAGGCGATCCGGGCGGCCGGCTACACCCGGGTGTCGCTGGGTATGCAGTCGGTGTCGCCGCGGGTGCTGGCCGCCCTGGACCGCATCCACTCACCGGGCCGGCCGGTGGCCGCCGCCCGTGAAGCGCGGGCCGCGGGCTTCGAGCACCTCAACATCGACCTGATCTACGGCACCCCCGGTGAGACCGACGACGACCTCGTGCGTTCGGTCGACGCCGCGCTGGAGGCCGGCGCAGACCACGTCTCGGCCTACAGCTTGATCGTGGAGGACGGCACCGCGCTGGCCCGCCGGGTACGGCGCGGTGAACTGCCCTCGCCCGACGGCGATGTGCTGGCGCACCGCTACGAATTGGTCGACGCTCGGCTGCGGGCGGCCGGGATGGACTGGTACGAGGTCTCCAATTGGAGTCGTCCCGGTGCCGCCTGCCGACACAACCTGGGTTACTGGAACGGTGGCCGGTGGTGGGGTGCAGGGCCGGGCGCACACAGTTACGACGGCGCGCTGCGGTGGTGGAATGTCAAGCACCCCAACACCTATGCGCAGCTGATCGCCGACGGTTCCTTGCCGGTCGCGGGTTTCGAGGAGTTGTCCGCCGCCGATCGGCACACCGAGGACGTCATGCTGCGGCTGCGGACCCGCGAGGGGCTGGCGTCGGCGGTGCTGGATCCCGGTGAACGGGCGCGCGCCGAGGTGGCCGTCGGCGACGGGCTGCTGAGCAGCGACGGCGAGCGGCTGGTCCTGACCGATCGTGGCCGGCTGCTCGCCGATGCGGTGGTGCGGTCGCTGCTGGGTTAGCCGCTGAACCAGCCGCGCGCGCCGTCCCAGCTGCCGCAGATGCCGTGGAAGCAGCCGTGCCCGTAGCCGCCCTGGCCGGGAACGAAGCCGCCGCAGCCCTGCCAACCGGCGTCGCGGCCGCAGCCGCCTCCGCCCCCGTTGCCGTCCGGGCCACCGGCGCCGTGCGGCTGGGCGACGGCGGAACTGCCCCCCGAACCGGTCATCAGCATCACGCCTGTCGGGGCCGCCGCGATCACCGTTGCGGCCGTCGCTACGAACATCGATCCCACGAACTTGCGAATACTTAGCATCTCTCTATATTCCGTGCGGGTGCTGCCGTTGCCAACGGTTGTGTGCGGACCGATACCGAATCGTGAACGCCGGTTACGTATCACTGGGCGCGGGTCCCCGTCGGTGACCGCATGGTCGGATCTGCCAGAAGCTCGGGTGCCGTCCCTGATCGCCCACCGTGGAATTCGGCGGGCACACCCCGCTGTTGGGATACCCTTGCGGGTATAACGAGTTGCGTGGGGAGAGGACCTGAGGTGGTTGGTGACGACGAGAACGTCAAAGCGATACTGAACCGGCTGCGCCGTGCCCAAGGCCAGCTTGCCGGTGTGATCGCGATGATCGAAAGCGGCCGGGACTGCAGGGAGGTCGTCACCCAGCTCGCCGCGGTCTCGCGCGCGTTGGATCGGGCAGGCTTCAAGATCGTCGCCAGTGGGCTTCGCGAATGCCTGAGCGCCGGATCCGAGGGCGGAAAAGCCCCGTTCACCGAGGAAGAACTGGAAAAACTGTTCCTCGCCCTGGCCTAAGCAGCTCCGTCCGCCGCGGCATCGAATGATGCGGCATGGCTGACGCCGGCGCTTCATCGAAGAGCGGACCGGGTCAGCCGAGCAGTTCGAGGATCTTCTTCGTCACCGCGGCGGCCGTCGGATGCTCCCACAGCAGCGTCGGCGACAGCGTCCGTCCGATCTGCTTTTCCAGTCGTCGTCGCACGGCCACGGTCATGATCGAGTCGACGCCCATTTCGACCAGCGGGAGGTGGGGGTCGATGCCGTCCTCGGGTAGACCGAGTTGGCTCGCGACTGCCGTACGCACCCGGTCCGCCACCCAGTCGGACGCCTCGATGGGGTCCTCGGGCAAGCCCGTCAGCACCGGATCGAGCGAATCGACGACGTCGGATTCCTCGGGTGCGATGTCGGCCAGCATCGCCACCGATGCTGCGACCGGAGTGACCGGCAGCACCACCGAGTTGGCCTGGTCATCGCGCATCGCCAGGTCCAGTGCCCACATCGCATCGTCGGCGCTGATGGTTCGCATGCCCATGGACTCCAGCTGCGCGGCGACGAATCCGGAGGTGGATCCCATGCCCAGACCACGCCACGCCGTCCACGCGACACTGATGGTTCGGTCGCCGCGGGCGCGTCGTTGCCGGGCGAACGCATCGAGATACGCGTTTCCGCAGGCGTACGCGCCCTGCCCCGGAAAACCGGTGAGATAACCACAGGAGGAGAACAACACCATCCAGTCCAGCGTGCCCGGCGGGAACACCTCGTCGAGGATCCGCGCGCCGGCGACCTTCGCGTGCATGGCGGCCTTGACCTGAGCAAGCGTTGTCTCGGTGAGCAGTGCACCGGTTTCGATACCGGCGGCATGCACCACCCCGAGCACCGGCGGCAGGTCCTGCAATGCGAATCGCAGGGCGTCTGCAGCTCCGGGAGCGCCGACATCGATGGCGGCCCCGCGGACATACACGCCACGTTCCTCGAGCGATCGGACGGTTTGCGCAACCTCGTGGTCGGTTGTGGAATCCGCTGTTGCCCGGTCCGGAATGCCCGAGCGTGACACGAGCACCAGGCGCCGGGCACCGAGATCGACCAACCGGTGTGCCATCTGCCGTCCGAGCGCGCCGGTACCCCCCGTGATGAGGTACGTACCTCCCGGCGAACACCGCATCGGTTCACCGACGCACGGAGCCGTGGCCAGACGCGCTGTGTAAGCGATGCCCTCGCGTACCACGACGACCCCGTGTCCCGCCAGGGAGCCGAGGACGGGCACGGGCAGGCTCGGCGGTTCGGACCGCTCAGCGGAAACGTCGAGGACACCGCCCCAGAGCTGCGGGTGCTCGGCGGCGGCCACGCGGGAGATTCCCCACAGCGGCGCCTGCTCGATGTCGGAGCCTTCGTGAACGTTGCGGGTGAGCGCCCACAGTCGCGTGCCCGAGTTCTGTCCCGCCAGGTACTGCAGCGTTCGCAAGACCAAGTCGATGGATACGTCGGCGTCATCCTGCGGTTCCGTCAACACCAGGACGACGGTTCCGGAACCCAGTCGCACGTCGCTCGACGGCAGCTCTGCCGGGTCCGCGACGCTGTGGGTGGGCACACCGGCAGCGGCCAGGTCGCGGGTACACCATGCCCGTGTCTCGTCGGTGCCGCCGATCAGGGTGACGTCGGTGGGGCGATCGGCGTCGGTCCACGGTGTCGGGTGCCACGCCAATCGGTGGACCAAGGCGGATTCACGTTCTCCGGACCGCTCAAGATCTTCGAAGCCCAAGCCGGTCATCGAGGCCAGGACGGTACCGGCGAGATCGGTGATCACCACATCGGTGATCACGTCTGCTGCGCGCCGTCGCACGTACAGCAGTGCCTGACTGCAAGGTGGGCCGTGCACGGCTACCCGCTCGATACGTGCCGGCATCTTCAGCCGTCCCGCGTCGCTGAACAGGACCGAAGCCGTCGATGTTGCGGCATCGAGGAGTCCAGCCCAGGTCGACGGCACCGATCCGTCCGGCTCCGCATTGACCTGCGCCAGCAATTCCCCTTCCCCACAACGCAGTTCCAGGATCTGCCACTCGAATCCCATGGCGGCGACCCCGAGCGATTCCAGAGTATCGGTGACGTGAGTCGAGGGCAGTACCTCCGTGCAGCGTTGCTGCACGGTCGGCAGTGCGAAGACCGGCACGGCGGTGTCGTCGTCGACGTCGGCCACCGCGGTGCAATGGGTCAGCCAACCACCCTCGGTAGCCGCGTCATCGGACTCCACGATCCGCGAGGACAGGCTCAGGGCGTGTTCCTGCAGTACCACTTGGAGTTGGCGGGTTCGTCCCGGCGCGACCGGCGTACGCAATCGCACGTCTGCCAGGGCTGTCGTCGCGGCGGTCAACATCGTGTTCAACAGCACCGCGGCGGGCACGATCTCGGTGCCCTGCACCGGATGGTCGCCCGGATAGGGCCGGTTGGACATGGTCAGCTCGGTCTGCCACATGCGGGTCGGAACGGCGCTGGTGATATCCACCCGGCCACCCAGCAGGGTGTGGGTGTCGACGTCGTGAATCCCACCGCCGATGGGGGGCGGAGTGGGAGTGCGCCAAAAACGTTGATGCTGCCATCGGGTGACGGGCAGGTCATCGGCCCACGGCGAATCAGCGCGGACACCGTGCGGGAACGGCGCCCCGTGGCAGTACAGCGCTGCCAGCGCATGGGTGATCGCCCGCCGCTGTGGCTGCTGACGCCGCAAGGTCGGGACCACCCCGTACTCGTCGATCCCGGTGTGTAGCAACGTTTCCGCAATCGAGTGTGAGACCACCGGATGGGCCGATACCTCGAGGAAGAGTCGGTGCCCGTCCTGCGTCGCGGCGGTAACGGCCTCGGCGAAACGCACTTGCCCGCGCAGGTTGGCTACCCAGTAGCGCGAGTCGCGGGGCGCCGGCGAGCGAGGATCGGCCAGGGCGGTCGAGTAGAGCGGCACGGAGGGTTCGCCCGCCGGGGGGAGATCCGCGGTCAGGCGGGCGAGCTGGGAGGTGAGGCCATCCATCTGCGGGCTGTGGAACGCCACATCGGTGTTTACCCGACGCACCGAGATGCCGTCGTCCGGCCAGCGTTGCTGGAGCTGCTCGATGGCCTCGACGGTTCCGGAGACCACCGTCGATTCCGGTGCGGAGCTGATCGCCGCGACCACGTCGTCGCGCTGGCAGAGCCGTTGTTGTGCGTCCTCGAACGATAGCCCCACCAGCGCCATCGCTCCCTGACCGGCGACACCGCGGAAACCGCGCGCCCGATAACATGCGACTTTGGCGCCGTGCACCAGGTCGAAGACACCGGCCGCCACACACGCGGCGACCTCGCCGACCGAATGACCGATGATGGCGGCGGGAGTGATGCCGCGCTCGGTCAACAATGCGGCGATCCCGGCCTGAATGGCGAAGGTCAATGCCTGCACCCGGTCGGTGGTGCCCAGTGCCCCGGTGCTCAGCGCCTCGCGGGCGGAGAACCCCAACTCGGCTTGAAACACCGGATCGATCTCGTCGATGACTGCCGCGAAGGCGGGCTCGCTTGCCAATAGTTCGCTGCCCATGCCCTCCCAGTGCGATCCGTGGCCGGAGAAGACCCAGACGGCGCCCGCCGATGCGCCGGGCACGACCGTGCCGGTGGCCACGTCAGGTTGCTGCTCGTCGTTCGCCAGCGAATCCAGACCGGCCACCAGTTCGTCGCAGCTGTCGGCGAGCACGGCCGCGCGGATCCGTTCGTGCGAGCGCCGCGTCCACAGTGTCGCCGCCACCTGAGCGACGGAGTAGTCGCGGCCACGGAGGTGGCCGGCCAATGCGTCGGCCTGCCTGCTGAGTCGGGGACGCGAGCGGGCGGAGACCGGAACGACGATCGGCGGGGCCGAGGGTGGTTCCGCGGCCGGCCCGCGGTACTCGGCGGGGCGCAGCGGTGCCTCTTCGAGCACGAGGTGGGCGATGGAGCCGCCGTAACCGTAACTGCAGACCGCTGCGCGACGTGGCCTGTCCTGCCGTCTCGGCCAGGCCTCGGTTTCGGTGGGGACCCGCAGGCCGCTGGCTGCCCAGTCGATGGCGGTCGTGAGTTTGCTGATCCCAGCGGTCGGCGGGATGGCCTCTCGGTGCAGTGCCAGCGCCGCCTTGATGAGACCGACGACGCCCGCCCCGCCCTCGAGGTGCCCGGTATTGGGCTTGACCGATCCAACGAGGCACGGTGCGTTCGAGGGCCGTCCGGCGCCGTATACCGCCGCAAGCGCGGCCAGTTCAACCCGGTCACCGACCGGTGTGCCGGTCCCGTGCGCCTCGACGAAGTCGATGCTGGCGGGTTCGATCTCGGCGGATTCACAGACCAGCCGGAAGAGTTCTTCCTGGGCCGCACCGTTGGGCGACATGATGCCCGGCGTGTTGCCGTCATGCGCGACGGCGCCACCGCGTACCACGGCCAGTACCGGGTTGCCGTCCCGCCTGGCGTCGTCGAGACGCTTGAGCGCCACCACCGCGGCCCCTTCACCGCGACCGTAGCCGTCGGCGGCCATGTCGAAGGTTTTGGACCGGCCGTCGGGTGCGGTGGCTCCGGCCTGATCGAGTACGCGGGTCAAGCCGGGCCCGATGAGCGCGCTCACGCCGCCCGCCAGCGCCAGTGACGTCTCGCCGGTGCGCAGTTGCTGACACGCCTGGTGGACTGCCACCAGCGACGCCGCGCACGCCGCATCGAGGGCGACACTGGGGCCGCGAAGATCAAGCAGGTGTGAGACCCGGTTGGCCACTCCGCAGAGCGCCGTGCCGATTCCCGTCCAGGCCTCGATACCGGGCAGGTCTTCCATGATCAACTTGCCGTAATCGTCGGCGTTGACCCCCATCAGCACCGCGGTATCGCTGCCCGCCAGCGATCGGGGTGCGATCCCGGCGTGTTCGAGGGCTTCCCAGCACACTTCGACGGCGAGCCGTTGCTGCGGATCCATCAGTTCGGCCTCACGCGGTGAGACGCCGAAGAACTCGGCGTCGAAGCCGGCCAGATCGGCTAAGAAGCTGCCCCAGGGGGTGGTGTCGCGCAGTACCGCGGCGTTGCGTGGATCCCGCCGAAGATACGGCTCCCAGCGCTCGTGGGGCACCTGCCGCACCGCACTGCGACCGTCGAGCAGAAACTCCCAGAAGTCCGTCGGTGTGGTGACATCGCCGGCCAGGCGGCATCCGATGCCGACGATGGCGATGGGCTCGACCGGATCGTGCGGGGGGACGGGCGGTGTCGTCATCGACTGCCTACCTGCGCGATGATCTGTTTCTTGTCGATTTTTCCGACGGCGGTGATGGGCAGCGACGGCATCGCAACGAGCATGTCCGGGCGCGAATGGGCGGAGACGCCACGCTCGTCCAGGTGCCGGTTGAGTTCGGCGAGGTCGATCTGCTTGCCCTTGAAAGTCACTGCAGCGCAGATTTTTTCGCCCAGGAAATCATCCGGTAGCGCGATCGCTGCGGCTGCCGAGACCGCCGGGTGGGTCAGGATGTGCTCCTCGATGTCGGACGCCGAAACAGTCTCGCCGCCGCGGTGAATCACGTCTTTGATCCGCCCGGTGACTTCGATGTTGCCGGCGAGCGGACCGTCGGGGAAGATCCGCACCTGGTCTCCGGTCCGGAAGAATCCGTCGGGGCTGAACGACCGCGCATTGGCCTGATCGGCCCGGTAGTAGCCGTTGAGCGTGTACGGTCCGCGGACCAGCAGTTCGCCTTCATCGCCGGGGGCGACATCGTTACCGTCGGTGTCGACGACGCGCAGTTCGTCGTGCGGTGACATCGGCCGGCCCTGGGTCTGCTCGACAACCTCAACGGGATCGCCGGGGCGGGTGAAGTTCAGCATCCCCTCGGCCATGCCGAAAATCTGTTGCAGTCCCGGCCCCAGGGTCTCGCGCAGGTAGCGGGCTTCGTCGGGGGCCATCCGGGATCCGCCCACCTGCAGCAATCGCAGCGATGTCGGCGGGTTCGGCTCCCAATCGCAGGCCTGCGCCCACAGTTTCGCCAGCGCGTTGACCAACGCGGTCGCGGTCACCCCGTGCCGGTGGATCAGCGCGAAGGCGGCTTCAGGGCTGGGG from Mycolicibacter sp. MU0083 includes:
- the hemW gene encoding radical SAM family heme chaperone HemW is translated as MTPTPTAVALPPVGPSRPGQDAPFGVYVHVPFCFARCGYCDFNTYTPAELGGVNPDAWVAALAGELELAAARLGGPRADTVFVGGGTPSLLGAARLVRVLDLVRRHFGLADDAEVTTEANPESTSPEFFEAIRAAGYTRVSLGMQSVSPRVLAALDRIHSPGRPVAAAREARAAGFEHLNIDLIYGTPGETDDDLVRSVDAALEAGADHVSAYSLIVEDGTALARRVRRGELPSPDGDVLAHRYELVDARLRAAGMDWYEVSNWSRPGAACRHNLGYWNGGRWWGAGPGAHSYDGALRWWNVKHPNTYAQLIADGSLPVAGFEELSAADRHTEDVMLRLRTREGLASAVLDPGERARAEVAVGDGLLSSDGERLVLTDRGRLLADAVVRSLLG
- a CDS encoding metal-sensitive transcriptional regulator, with protein sequence MVGDDENVKAILNRLRRAQGQLAGVIAMIESGRDCREVVTQLAAVSRALDRAGFKIVASGLRECLSAGSEGGKAPFTEEELEKLFLALA
- a CDS encoding type I polyketide synthase, whose product is MTTPPVPPHDPVEPIAIVGIGCRLAGDVTTPTDFWEFLLDGRSAVRQVPHERWEPYLRRDPRNAAVLRDTTPWGSFLADLAGFDAEFFGVSPREAELMDPQQRLAVEVCWEALEHAGIAPRSLAGSDTAVLMGVNADDYGKLIMEDLPGIEAWTGIGTALCGVANRVSHLLDLRGPSVALDAACAASLVAVHQACQQLRTGETSLALAGGVSALIGPGLTRVLDQAGATAPDGRSKTFDMAADGYGRGEGAAVVALKRLDDARRDGNPVLAVVRGGAVAHDGNTPGIMSPNGAAQEELFRLVCESAEIEPASIDFVEAHGTGTPVGDRVELAALAAVYGAGRPSNAPCLVGSVKPNTGHLEGGAGVVGLIKAALALHREAIPPTAGISKLTTAIDWAASGLRVPTETEAWPRRQDRPRRAAVCSYGYGGSIAHLVLEEAPLRPAEYRGPAAEPPSAPPIVVPVSARSRPRLSRQADALAGHLRGRDYSVAQVAATLWTRRSHERIRAAVLADSCDELVAGLDSLANDEQQPDVATGTVVPGASAGAVWVFSGHGSHWEGMGSELLASEPAFAAVIDEIDPVFQAELGFSAREALSTGALGTTDRVQALTFAIQAGIAALLTERGITPAAIIGHSVGEVAACVAAGVFDLVHGAKVACYRARGFRGVAGQGAMALVGLSFEDAQQRLCQRDDVVAAISSAPESTVVSGTVEAIEQLQQRWPDDGISVRRVNTDVAFHSPQMDGLTSQLARLTADLPPAGEPSVPLYSTALADPRSPAPRDSRYWVANLRGQVRFAEAVTAATQDGHRLFLEVSAHPVVSHSIAETLLHTGIDEYGVVPTLRRQQPQRRAITHALAALYCHGAPFPHGVRADSPWADDLPVTRWQHQRFWRTPTPPPIGGGIHDVDTHTLLGGRVDITSAVPTRMWQTELTMSNRPYPGDHPVQGTEIVPAAVLLNTMLTAATTALADVRLRTPVAPGRTRQLQVVLQEHALSLSSRIVESDDAATEGGWLTHCTAVADVDDDTAVPVFALPTVQQRCTEVLPSTHVTDTLESLGVAAMGFEWQILELRCGEGELLAQVNAEPDGSVPSTWAGLLDAATSTASVLFSDAGRLKMPARIERVAVHGPPCSQALLYVRRRAADVITDVVITDLAGTVLASMTGLGFEDLERSGERESALVHRLAWHPTPWTDADRPTDVTLIGGTDETRAWCTRDLAAAGVPTHSVADPAELPSSDVRLGSGTVVLVLTEPQDDADVSIDLVLRTLQYLAGQNSGTRLWALTRNVHEGSDIEQAPLWGISRVAAAEHPQLWGGVLDVSAERSEPPSLPVPVLGSLAGHGVVVVREGIAYTARLATAPCVGEPMRCSPGGTYLITGGTGALGRQMAHRLVDLGARRLVLVSRSGIPDRATADSTTDHEVAQTVRSLEERGVYVRGAAIDVGAPGAADALRFALQDLPPVLGVVHAAGIETGALLTETTLAQVKAAMHAKVAGARILDEVFPPGTLDWMVLFSSCGYLTGFPGQGAYACGNAYLDAFARQRRARGDRTISVAWTAWRGLGMGSTSGFVAAQLESMGMRTISADDAMWALDLAMRDDQANSVVLPVTPVAASVAMLADIAPEESDVVDSLDPVLTGLPEDPIEASDWVADRVRTAVASQLGLPEDGIDPHLPLVEMGVDSIMTVAVRRRLEKQIGRTLSPTLLWEHPTAAAVTKKILELLG
- a CDS encoding (2,3-dihydroxybenzoyl)adenylate synthase, with translation MSAALRPEHGGLMTGFVPFPSDRAVEYRRAGYWVGNTVDSILTAAANRWPQRPGAIDADRSYTFAELDSAADRYAAGLAHLGIAAGDRVLVQLPNSTQFALAFFGVLRAGAVPVMCLPGHRAAELGHFADVSDAVALIIPDRAGGFDYRELAARITDGRPRLRHVIVDGDPGPFTAWSVVAQGTGPSVARGDVDTTAPALLLVSGGTTGMPKLIPRTHDDYVYNVTACAQACELTGDDVYLVALPAGHNFPLGCPGMLGAMTVGAATVFTADPSPEAAFALIHRHGVTATALVNALAKLWAQACDWEPNPPTSLRLLQVGGSRMAPDEARYLRETLGPGLQQIFGMAEGMLNFTRPGDPVEVVEQTQGRPMSPHDELRVVDTDGNDVAPGDEGELLVRGPYTLNGYYRADQANARSFSPDGFFRTGDQVRIFPDGPLAGNIEVTGRIKDVIHRGGETVSASDIEEHILTHPAVSAAAAIALPDDFLGEKICAAVTFKGKQIDLAELNRHLDERGVSAHSRPDMLVAMPSLPITAVGKIDKKQIIAQVGSR